AATTCTGGAACAAGCCGCCACAACGCAAAGCCCTGACTGTCAGGTACACACGAAACCGCACCGCCTCATTCAAACTGATAGATAACAACTGGTATGTTTCTCTCAGCACACCAGAAGGACGTATCAAGTGGATTCGAATGTACGGCTGGAACAGACACTATGAGCATCTGAAACAGGGAAAGATCGGAGATCCCATATTGAGCTACGACAAATCGTCCAAAACATTCTTTTTAATAGTTCCTGTGACCATTGAGGTTGAAGAGCACAAACCACAGGAGATCGTCGTGGACATCGGAGAGCGGCACATCGTCGCGGTTGCGCCCACAAAGGGCGACAGGTATCTTGTCGATCTTTCTGAAGAGTTCAAACGAAGAAAACAACACTATCAGCATCTGCGCTCTGAGCTGATGTCAAAAGGCACTCGTTCTGCTAAGCGAAAGTTATCTAAGCTTAGCAGACGAGAGAAACGGTTCACTGAAAATGTCCTGCACATCGTGGTAAAACAGCTTATCGAAAGACACCCCCATACCAGGTTCGTCTTAGAGGATCTGACCAAGATTTGGTCAAACCGCATCACCTATCGTGGCAAAGACAAAGAGGCAAGACGTCAGGCAGAGCCGTGGCCTTTTGCCAGTCTTCAGCAAAAGATTGAGTACAAATCGATGCTGTATTCTGGAGAGGATGCAGAGAAAGTCGATCCAGCATACACATCTCAAACCTGTCCGGTATGTGGTCATGTATCAAAAGAGAATCGTCCTAACCATGGTGAAGCGTTTGTATGTCAAAACTGTGGTTATGAAGAGCACGCTGACATAGTTGGAGCAATCAACATAGCCTTGAGGATATCTGCCAAAGACCATTCTGAACACCTCAGAGAGCTGCTTGTCAGCCAGCCTGTTGCTCCCTCTTTTGAGGTCGAGCAAGCTTTCCTACTTCAGAGGGAGAGTAGCTGACAGAAGCGAGGTGGGAGCGATGATACCACTTTCCAGACCGGATATAACAGAAGAAGATATAGAAAGAGTCGTGGAGGTCCTGAAAAGTGGCAGGTTGAGTCTGGGAAATTACACCAGGCAATTTGGCGAAGTCGTGGCTCGATATGTAGGAGCAAAATACGGGTGGCCCGTCAGTAGTGGAACCGCTGCCCTCCATCTCATACTGGAGAGCCTGAACGTTGGTGAGGGAGATCTTGTTCTTGTACCCTCTTTCACCTTCATAGCTTCCGTGAACGTCATTCTCATGAAAAGGGCAATTCCCGTCTTTGTGGATGTGGACAGAAAGACTTTGAACGTCTCTCCCGAGACACTTGAAGACGCCATCGGAAGGTGTCTGAAAGGATTCAAACAAGGAGATGTTTATATAAAGGGTGTCCCTCAATTCTTTATGGCAGTGGATGTGTTTGGCCATCCTCTCGACTGGGACGGAGTGCTGGAAATCTGCCACAGATACGGAATCATCGTGATGGAAGACTCATGTGAGGCACTCGGCTCAGAATACAAAGGAAAAAAGATAGGAACTTTCGGTATGGCAGGGGCTTTCGCTTTCT
This region of Thermotoga sp. genomic DNA includes:
- a CDS encoding transposase translates to MKVTLSCKFKLELLKEQKQSLLNLAKAYTQAINFVLANNLKDKTTNLRKLHNLYYKTTQSEFNLPSQFAINVEREAIAIYQTLWTQLKGLKRRKPDSKAVKKFWNKPPQRKALTVRYTRNRTASFKLIDNNWYVSLSTPEGRIKWIRMYGWNRHYEHLKQGKIGDPILSYDKSSKTFFLIVPVTIEVEEHKPQEIVVDIGERHIVAVAPTKGDRYLVDLSEEFKRRKQHYQHLRSELMSKGTRSAKRKLSKLSRREKRFTENVLHIVVKQLIERHPHTRFVLEDLTKIWSNRITYRGKDKEARRQAEPWPFASLQQKIEYKSMLYSGEDAEKVDPAYTSQTCPVCGHVSKENRPNHGEAFVCQNCGYEEHADIVGAINIALRISAKDHSEHLRELLVSQPVAPSFEVEQAFLLQRESS